Proteins encoded together in one Deinococcus hopiensis KR-140 window:
- a CDS encoding sodium/calcium exchanger protein, protein MSPPWKVEEPELSPGVQQARNAQEKREKATGTGKAVLIFGVSALVTLAAGLVLAESGDVSAGYLHVSGVLFGSTILAVATALPEVSPGLAAMRLGDDELAVSDIFGGNAFLPVLFLLASVVAGQAALPQLSRSDLYLTALGVWLTAEYLSGLAFRSRRQWWPWAVLGLYLLGLVELRALARQG, encoded by the coding sequence TTGTCGCCGCCCTGGAAAGTGGAGGAGCCGGAGCTGTCCCCAGGCGTGCAGCAGGCCCGCAACGCGCAGGAGAAGCGGGAGAAGGCCACAGGCACGGGCAAGGCTGTGCTGATCTTCGGCGTGTCGGCCCTCGTCACGCTGGCGGCGGGGCTGGTGCTGGCCGAGAGCGGGGACGTCAGCGCCGGGTACCTGCACGTCAGTGGCGTGCTGTTCGGCTCGACGATCCTCGCGGTGGCCACCGCCCTGCCCGAGGTGTCTCCCGGACTCGCCGCCATGCGGCTGGGTGACGATGAACTGGCGGTCAGCGATATCTTCGGTGGCAACGCTTTCTTGCCGGTGCTGTTCCTGCTGGCCTCGGTGGTGGCGGGGCAGGCCGCGCTGCCGCAACTCTCGCGCAGTGACCTGTACCTCACGGCGCTGGGCGTGTGGCTTACCGCCGAGTACCTGTCCGGGCTGGCGTTTCGCTCGCGGCGGCAGTGGTGGCCGTGGGCTGTGCTGGGGCTGTACCTGCTCGGCCTCGTGGAGCTGAGGGCACTGGCGAGGCAAGGTTGA
- a CDS encoding branched-chain amino acid aminotransferase encodes MTAQPPALDWGQLGFGYLRTPWRYRSHWREGAWDSGVLTEDNQVHISEASAALHYGQQCFEGLKAYRTADGRVNLFRPDQNALRMQRSCARLLMPPVPTETFVGACKRVVRANLDFVPPYGTGGALYLRPFLIGVGDSIAVTSAPEFLFSVFAVPVGAYFKGGLSPMNFVTSGYDRAAPQGTGAAKVGGNYAASLLPGAEAKGHRFADCIYLDPATHTKIEEVGAANFFAITRDGRFVTPRSPSILPSITKYSLLHLAAERLGLEVEEGDVFIDRLDEYAEAGACGTAAVITPIGGIQHGEHFHVFHSETEVGPVTRRLYEELVGIQYGDRPAPEGWIVNVEGKEV; translated from the coding sequence ATGACGGCGCAACCGCCTGCCCTGGACTGGGGCCAACTCGGCTTCGGCTACCTCCGCACCCCCTGGCGCTACCGCTCGCACTGGCGGGAAGGGGCGTGGGACAGCGGGGTCCTGACCGAGGACAATCAGGTTCACATCTCCGAGGCCAGCGCGGCCCTGCACTACGGCCAGCAGTGCTTCGAGGGGCTCAAGGCCTACCGCACCGCCGACGGCCGCGTAAACCTCTTCCGGCCCGATCAGAACGCCCTGCGGATGCAGCGTTCGTGCGCCCGACTCCTGATGCCGCCCGTGCCCACCGAAACCTTTGTCGGTGCGTGCAAGCGGGTGGTGCGGGCCAACCTCGACTTTGTGCCGCCCTACGGCACGGGGGGAGCGCTGTACCTGCGGCCCTTCCTGATCGGCGTGGGCGACAGCATCGCCGTGACGAGCGCGCCCGAATTCTTGTTCTCGGTGTTCGCCGTCCCCGTCGGGGCGTACTTCAAGGGAGGCCTGAGCCCCATGAATTTCGTCACGTCGGGCTATGACCGCGCGGCTCCGCAGGGCACGGGCGCGGCGAAGGTGGGCGGCAACTACGCCGCCAGCCTGCTGCCGGGAGCGGAGGCGAAGGGGCACCGCTTCGCTGACTGCATCTACCTCGATCCCGCCACGCACACGAAGATTGAGGAGGTGGGGGCCGCCAACTTCTTCGCCATCACGCGGGACGGGCGCTTCGTCACGCCGCGCTCGCCGTCCATCCTGCCGTCCATCACCAAGTACAGCCTGCTGCACCTGGCCGCCGAGCGCTTGGGACTGGAGGTGGAGGAGGGCGACGTGTTCATCGACCGTCTGGACGAGTACGCCGAGGCGGGGGCGTGCGGCACGGCCGCCGTCATCACACCCATCGGGGGGATTCAGCACGGCGAGCATTTCCACGTCTTCCACTCGGAAACAGAGGTGGGTCCGGTGACGCGGCGGCTGTACGAGGAACTCGTCGGGATTCAGTACGGGGACCGCCCAGCTCCGGAAGGCTGGATCGTGAACGTGGAGGGGAAAGAGGTTTAA
- the hisH gene encoding imidazole glycerol phosphate synthase subunit HisH: protein MSTSEVLLLDYGAGNVRSAAKALERAGMTVRVSDNPADVPHAPALVVPGQGHFRQVMEAFDRHGFHSPVLEAARGGTPLLGICVGMQMLLSGSEEAPDTPGLDLIPGTVRRFGPVPERKVPQMGWNSLDKVGDSPLLRDLACPAYAYFVHSYYVPLDVEVDAGSLTEYGVPFWSALSRGNVHATQFHPEKSGAVGLAILERFRRHVLEENLVGGLV from the coding sequence GTGAGCACGTCCGAAGTTCTCCTCCTCGATTACGGCGCGGGCAATGTGCGCTCCGCCGCCAAGGCCCTGGAAAGGGCCGGGATGACCGTACGCGTCTCCGACAACCCCGCCGACGTTCCGCATGCCCCCGCCCTCGTCGTGCCCGGACAGGGCCACTTCCGGCAGGTGATGGAAGCCTTTGACCGTCACGGCTTTCACAGCCCGGTGCTGGAGGCGGCGCGCGGCGGCACGCCCCTACTGGGTATCTGCGTGGGAATGCAGATGCTGCTGTCGGGCTCGGAAGAAGCGCCGGACACGCCGGGCCTGGACCTTATCCCCGGGACGGTCCGCCGTTTCGGGCCCGTGCCCGAGCGCAAGGTGCCCCAGATGGGCTGGAACAGCCTGGACAAGGTGGGCGACAGCCCGCTGCTGCGGGACCTCGCCTGCCCGGCCTACGCCTACTTCGTCCACTCGTATTACGTGCCGCTCGATGTGGAGGTGGACGCCGGGTCCCTGACCGAGTATGGCGTGCCCTTCTGGTCTGCATTGAGCCGGGGCAACGTCCACGCCACCCAGTTCCACCCCGAAAAGAGCGGCGCGGTGGGACTCGCCATTCTCGAACGCTTCCGGCGGCACGTGCTGGAAGAAAATCTTGTCGGAGGCCTTGTATGA
- the hisB gene encoding imidazoleglycerol-phosphate dehydratase HisB → MAPTATPRRATFQRTTSETDITVTLDLDAALSLPPATGHGFLDHMLDALARHARIGLEVQATGDLHIEPHHLVEDVGITLGQALNGALGDRRGIERYGSAFVPMDETLAHVVVDLSGRAHLAFEPERLDVWGTAGGMTHYHLREFLRGLCNHAGVTLHVRLLAGREAHHVIEAIVKAFARALRDAVRVTSDGLASTKGLL, encoded by the coding sequence ATGGCTCCCACCGCCACACCACGCCGCGCCACCTTCCAGCGAACGACGAGCGAGACCGACATCACGGTCACCCTCGACCTCGACGCGGCCCTCTCGCTGCCGCCTGCCACTGGACACGGCTTTCTCGACCACATGCTCGACGCCCTCGCCCGCCACGCCCGCATCGGGCTGGAGGTGCAGGCCACGGGGGATCTGCACATTGAGCCGCATCACCTCGTGGAGGACGTGGGCATCACGCTGGGCCAGGCGCTCAATGGAGCCCTGGGCGACCGCCGGGGCATCGAGCGTTACGGCAGCGCTTTCGTGCCCATGGACGAGACCCTGGCGCACGTGGTCGTGGACCTCTCCGGCCGCGCGCACCTCGCCTTCGAGCCCGAGCGGCTGGACGTATGGGGAACCGCGGGGGGCATGACGCACTACCACCTGCGCGAATTCCTGCGCGGCCTGTGCAACCACGCGGGCGTGACGCTGCACGTGCGTCTGCTCGCAGGGCGCGAAGCGCACCACGTGATCGAGGCGATCGTGAAAGCCTTTGCCCGCGCCCTGCGCGACGCCGTGCGGGTGACTTCGGACGGGCTGGCAAGCACGAAGGGGCTGCTGTGA